Proteins found in one Odocoileus virginianus isolate 20LAN1187 ecotype Illinois chromosome 10, Ovbor_1.2, whole genome shotgun sequence genomic segment:
- the C10H11orf52 gene encoding uncharacterized protein C11orf52 homolog isoform X2, with product MGNQLCCGGSWSCTSTLQRKKKIGSRAGGTLRLQEQQPQLERWRQLNDTEDTMGHMYEQVLLQPASQQRSRQSLRSEDSGLYYADIQLYSFPQPRSVQEVKHLQLKNATEYATLRFPQVTPRYDSKNGTLV from the exons GAGCTGTACATCAACtttacagaggaaaaagaaaatag GGAGCCGAGCAGGAGGAACACTGAGGTTGCAGGAGCAGCAGCCGCAGCTTGAGCGGTGGCGGCAGCTGAATGACACGGAG GACACCATGGGACACATGTATGAGCAGGTGTTACTGCAGCCTGCGTCTCAGCAGAGGAGCCGTCAAAGCCTCAGGTCGGAGGACAGCGGCTTGTATTATGCAGACATTCAACTGTACAGCTTTCCCCAGCCACGCTCTGTCCAGGAGGTGAAGCACCTACAGTTAAAAAATGCTACGGAGTATGCGACCCTTCGCTTCCCCCAGGTGACACCTCGCTATGACAGCAAGAACGGGACCCTTGTGTGA